Genomic window (Sediminispirochaeta smaragdinae DSM 11293):
TTCTTCCATACCGGTCCAAGATTTCTCGGTGAGACCGTGGAGATCCCTGAATAGAGGTTGTTTCAACCTCTATATGGTGTTCCGAATTTTCGTGGTGGGACAGGGCATTGTATTAATTCTTTTCGGCATCCTTTTTTCGCCGGTAGCAGTCACTGCACCCGAGCACATGTACATGCCGTCTCTCTCCTGAGTCGAAAACTCGTGCAATGATATCCCCATCATAGGGAACTTCTTTTCCGCAGACCGGACATATCCTTTTTCGCTTGCCTGGGGCAGGGTAGCAATAGGGACATCCTTTAATTTCCATCAGTCTGTCAGGTGCACCTGGTGATTTTGGGTACAGGACCGATTTTATGTTTTGCCCTTTTGCCAGGTCCGCCGAACAAAGAGGACACTGTCGTTCTCGCTTTGGTTGTGGATGTGTAAGCTTTGTTTGCGTTTTTTTACTATGCCCTCCTTTGCCGCTTCCTAAGAGCAGAATAACCAAAGCCGCCACCACTACCGCCGAAACTGCACCGATTGCCAATTCAACCATATAATTTGTGTACCCTCTTCCTTGAGAAAGTGCAAGTATCTTTTCTATTGGCAGGTGCCCCGATTCCGGTTAGGATAAAGGAATGGGAACACTCTATATTGTTGCAACTCCTATTGGCAATCTCGCCGATATCACCTTTCGGGCACTAAAAACGCTAAAGGAAGCCGATGTTATAGCCTGTGAAGATACTCGGCAAACCCTTAAGCTTCTTAATCACTATGAGATACAAAAGCCTCTGGTGAGCTGTCGGTCGCACAATGAAAGCATTGCTGCAGATCGTATTATTGAGCTTCTCCAGGAAGATAAAACCGTTGCCTATGTCAGTGATGCCGGAACCCCCGGCTTGAGTGATCCCGGAGGGGCCTTGGTACATGCGGTTCGTGAAGCCGGTTTCGAAGCTGTTCCGATACCCGGGGTATCTGCTTTTGCTGCATTAATGAGCGTGGGATCATTTCCCGGTCGTAGTGTTCTTTTTGACGGTTTTTTAAGTCCAAAGGCCGGGAAGCGGAAAAAGCGGCTTGAAGAGTTGTTGGAACGGGGTGAAAGTTTCGTTTTATATGAATCTCCTCATCGGATTATCAAGCTTTTGACCGATATTGCCGATGTTGATCCTGAGCGATTGGTTCTCATTGGGAGAGAAATGACCAAATTCCATGAAGAGTATCTGCAGGGCAGCGCTCAGGAGCTTCTTAATGATTTTTCCGGTAGGGAATCTATTAAAGGAGAGTTTTCCGTCCTTGTATCCGGAAAGAAAAAACGTTAATATTAAGAGTATTCCATCCGATATATAGGATGAAAGGCAGGGTTGGAAATGAATATTGAGAGATTAGGACCGGTTGATCCGGTAAACAAGCTTGGGAAGACCAACAAAACCTCTAAACCGATAAAGCCCGGAGAAAAGGACTCAATTTCCATATCCAATGATGCAAAAACCATGGCTGAGGTGTATAAGGCCGTTGAAACGGTTAAGGCGTCTCCCGATATCAGGGCCGACCGTGTCGAAGAGGTCCGCCGAAAATTGGAGGATCCTTCCTACATAAATGATAAGCTGCTTGGTGATGTCGCCGATTCAATCATGGATATGTTCGGCATCTCCTGAGTTATGCCGTCGATAGTACTATTCCGACCACCCTACCGGGTGGTCTTTTTTTATTACTCCCCTTGCATAGCTCGGTATCTCCTGTAATAGTGATATAAGGATTTTGTGAGGAGGTTTGCCAATGCAGGATTTATCCCTTTACATGCCGACGAGGATATTTTGTTCTGCTGGTTCTCTGCTACGGCTGGCAGAGACTATTGGATTGCTTGGAAACCGCTTTCTCCTTGTCACGGAACGTGCTCTTTCAGAGCGTGAGGAGGTTGATCGGATACGATCGCTTATAGAACGGGAAGGCGGTGAGGTCATGATTTTTACCGATCTTCCTGCCCGGGCGGACAGTCGTAGTGCGGAGGCTGCCTCCGAGCTTGCAAAGGTAAGTAGGTTGCATGCCGTTATCGGCTTCGGGGGGCTAAGGGCCCTTGGTATTGCCAGAATGACGGCACTTGCAGCCAACTCCGATAAACGTGTCGATGATATTCTCTCTGGATCTACCGTTTCTGCTCCTCCGCTCCCTTATATAGAGATTCCCGGGACGCTTCGTAGCCCCTTCATGTGTAGCGATAGGTTTTTCATTGTCGATGCCAGAAATCGAACCCCTCGATTGGTCAATGCCGAGGGCTTTTTTCCCTTTGCCGCTGTGATCGATCCCGAATTGAGCGGGGGCTTATCGCCAAAGTATCGGGTGGCTCTATTGCTTGATACCCTCCTTCTTTCCGTGGAGGGCTATCTTTCAGGTCGGAATACATTCTTTTCTGAGACGGCTTTTCTAAAAGCGGTTGCACTTGCTGTTGATGCAGTGGCCGGGATGGAGGTAGGTAAGGTTGAACGTGCCGGACTCTTTGCCGCTCAGGCCGCCTTCTTCAACGCGCTCGGAACCGTTTCTGGTTCCCCTGGAGCCGGTACTGCCCTCTCCTGGAGCATAAGTGCTCATCGATCCGTACCTAAAGCCGTTGCCTCTACCATCTTGCTCCCCTATATCCTTGAATATGGGTTGAGGTCAGCGCCGGAGAAGGTTGCCAGGATGGGAAATATCCTAGGTGAAAATTTAAAGGGCCTTTCAGTGGTTGCTGCCGCAGATAGGACGGTCGAGCGGCTGCGTTCTTCCATCGGATCTCATGAATTTCCCGGTCGCCTTTCAGAGCTGGACCTTGAACGTGATGCTTTCCCCGAAGTTGTTGGAAAAGCGAGGGAGCTTCCTTTCATCGCTGATTTACCGGGGCCTCTTTCCTATGATGATCTGATGCAACTGCTTCAACAAGCGTGGTAGTGCTGCTGCATGATCACCATAAAAAAATTGGCGGGACTTCCTGCTTCGACACGTATACGAAAATATCCGAGGCTCATGCGGTTTTTTGAAGAAAGCCTCCGAAATGATGTGCCTATCGATACTACGTACTTACGGGATTTGTTTTCCCTGATCGCTGGGGATCCCTTCGTTACTAGTGCTGTTCGTGAGAAAGTGTCGATTCTTAATCTGCAGTGTATAGACAAAAATGACGTACTGCGCTCCTGTAATGGATTGCGGCATCTTCTTCTTGAACAACTAGGCGCTTCCCCCGCCGATTGGGACCTCTTGCCTCCAAAACCTTTAGAGGAGGGAGGCTGTGAACAGGTGCGAAAAATCATTGAGCTTGATCTTTATCTCGACGATATCCGTTCACCCTTTAATGTCGGAAGCATCTTTCGGGCTGCCGAGTCTTTTGGCGTCCGAAAAATTTTTCTCTCCCCTGGTAGTGCGGACCCGCGACATCCCCGGGCGCAGAGAAGTGCCATGGGATGTGTTGATATCGTTCCTTGGTGTCGCTCTTCTTTTGAAGAGATGCAAACCCACACCACTTCGAATAAGATTGTTGCCCTTGAAACGGGAGGTTGTCCGTTACATGAATTTCACTTTCCGGCAGGTGGAATACTTGTTATCGGTTCGGAAGAACTGGGAGTCTCACCTGCCTTAATGGAACAGGCAAGTCGGAGCGGCGGGGCTGTTTCTATAGAAACGGGGGGACGCAAAGGCTCTCTTAATGTATCGGTAGCCACCGGCATCGTCCTTCATGCCTGGTTTTCGCAGTTTCGTGCCGTCGAACCTGGAGTCCGACGGCACGAAACAACCATTAGCGATGGAGAGCCCGTTCTATCTCCGACTGATTAAATCCGATGATGATTCTACCGTTGATGTCAATAACCGGAACGCCCATTTGCCCGGACTTCTTAACCATTTCTTCCGCCTTTTGCATATTCTGAGCCACATTGTATTCGGTAAAATTGACGCCGCGGCCACGAAAATACTCTTTTGCTTTTACACAGTAGCCGCATGACGGAGTCGTATAGATTGTTATAGCCATGGATACACCCCTTTAGGATTTTATATATAGATAATACTATATAACAATATGAATGTCAATTGTTGTCATTAGTGTTAGGAATCCTGGTGGTTTCTGTCCCCAGGCATATGAGGGAAACCGAAAAGGCAAGGCCCTGATAAGATGCAGCTATGAGAAAAGGAGATTTTATTCATGTACCACCGGGATTCCGAACAGTAGTTACTCTCTATTGTCGGTGTCTTTAGAAAAGGCGTCGGAAAGCCTTTGCAAAATGGCATTCCCTTGCTCTTCCGAACGGATATGAAACCCTGCAAGTACCTTTGGATCGATCTGCTCAAAGGTAATTTCACCGTTTTCCAGATTTGCCAGCGCGTTTGCAAGATAAACGGTTTCTACAACATCCCGATATTCTGGATCACATTCGGAAGGTTCATGGTGGAATCTGATTGCTTCTACGAGGGTTGCAGGGAAGTTCCACTTTTCTGCGATACGACCACCGATTTCCGCATGATTGAGGCCGGCGGATAGGTCTTCAAAAAGATCTCTGTCGATTTCACGTTCTGTACAGAAATTGCTGATTCTATCGAGAAGTTTTGGGTGGACATGGGCAAAGACAATCTTTCCCATATCGTGGAGGATTCCTCCGACATAGGCATCGTCGAGAAGGTCCTTCTTTTTCTTGAAGCTTCTGGCAAGGGAATAGGCGTAAAAAGCCGTGCGATAGGAGTGATCCCAAAGCCATTTTTGGTCCTGGGAGAGAATTTTCTGGGTCCCGTAGCTGTAAAGAAGGTTCTTTAATCCACGTAGGCCTACCAACTTGACCGCTTCCACTATGTTATCAACCCGTTTAGGCAGCATGAATTGCGCCGAGTTAACAACCTTAAGAAGATCGGCGGTTAACGAGGGGTCTGTGCTGATCTGTCTTGCGATATCGGTTATTTCCGAGTCGGGATCATTGATGAGCTTCTGCAAAAAAACGATGTTGTCGGGAAATTGAGGAAGTTCGTTGATTTCCGAAACTACTTCTTCCGAAAGTTTGTCAAGATTCTCGATGTGAACATCCGAAAAGGGGATGGTTATCCTTGCTACGGTTTCTCCGTCTACGGTATCGATGTCGAAAGCATCCTCATCAAGCCCCAGCTTTTTCAGCATCAGCACAAGGATGACGATACCAAGACCCGCCCCTTCCGAGTCATCAAGGACCGTGGATAGGGCCTCTTCCATTGTTTCAAAGGCTCGGGAACGAGCTATGCGGTCGTAGACTCTGATTTGTTCCTTTTTGCTTATCTCCACATTATTTTTGACACTCAGTGTAAAGGTTTTCCCTCTTGCCTGAAAAACAACCTTAATATACAAGCCTGCTTGCTTTTGCAATTCAAGAAAATGGCCAATATTGGAAAGAGTTTCCTCTTTGAAATGTTTCATACCCTCTGAATAGTCTCTTGCATTATTGATGTCCAGTTCTTTTTCTTTAAAGTAAACCCGCTTTGTGTTGGCCTTTTTTGCGTTTACCGAAAGCTCTTTCAAACAGTAAGCGATGCGGTCCTTGAGATGTTCCTGCCCAAACTCGGAAAGAAAAATACCGAGTACATCTTCTAGATATACTTCGGTCTCTCGTGGAAGAGTATAGGTTTTAATTGCAATAGGAACGGCGTTACGTGCCGCCTTCTGGATTTGTACTACATTTACTTCCGGTGCCATGAAACTATTACCTGCCTAACAATATGCTTGCAAACGATATTAATGATTAGGCAGTAAGTCGATGCTGTCAAGTATTAGCTTGAATAGTTTTTTACGAGGTCGGCCATCTCTTTCAGCCTTCTCGCTACTTTCCCGTTGATACTTTCAGGGGGGTAGATCCCTTTTTTGTTCCGTTTTCCCTCTTCCAGGCCTGTGAGGAGTTCCATTCCCTCTCCTACGGTATCGACCGACCAGACGTGAAAGCTTCCGTTTCGCACCACATCGCAGACTTCATCGGACAACATCAGGTTGTTTTGGTTTATTGCGGGTATAATGAC
Coding sequences:
- the rsmI gene encoding 16S rRNA (cytidine(1402)-2'-O)-methyltransferase, encoding MGTLYIVATPIGNLADITFRALKTLKEADVIACEDTRQTLKLLNHYEIQKPLVSCRSHNESIAADRIIELLQEDKTVAYVSDAGTPGLSDPGGALVHAVREAGFEAVPIPGVSAFAALMSVGSFPGRSVLFDGFLSPKAGKRKKRLEELLERGESFVLYESPHRIIKLLTDIADVDPERLVLIGREMTKFHEEYLQGSAQELLNDFSGRESIKGEFSVLVSGKKKR
- a CDS encoding flagellar biosynthesis anti-sigma factor FlgM; this encodes MNIERLGPVDPVNKLGKTNKTSKPIKPGEKDSISISNDAKTMAEVYKAVETVKASPDIRADRVEEVRRKLEDPSYINDKLLGDVADSIMDMFGIS
- a CDS encoding iron-containing alcohol dehydrogenase; amino-acid sequence: MQDLSLYMPTRIFCSAGSLLRLAETIGLLGNRFLLVTERALSEREEVDRIRSLIEREGGEVMIFTDLPARADSRSAEAASELAKVSRLHAVIGFGGLRALGIARMTALAANSDKRVDDILSGSTVSAPPLPYIEIPGTLRSPFMCSDRFFIVDARNRTPRLVNAEGFFPFAAVIDPELSGGLSPKYRVALLLDTLLLSVEGYLSGRNTFFSETAFLKAVALAVDAVAGMEVGKVERAGLFAAQAAFFNALGTVSGSPGAGTALSWSISAHRSVPKAVASTILLPYILEYGLRSAPEKVARMGNILGENLKGLSVVAAADRTVERLRSSIGSHEFPGRLSELDLERDAFPEVVGKARELPFIADLPGPLSYDDLMQLLQQAW
- a CDS encoding TrmH family RNA methyltransferase, producing MITIKKLAGLPASTRIRKYPRLMRFFEESLRNDVPIDTTYLRDLFSLIAGDPFVTSAVREKVSILNLQCIDKNDVLRSCNGLRHLLLEQLGASPADWDLLPPKPLEEGGCEQVRKIIELDLYLDDIRSPFNVGSIFRAAESFGVRKIFLSPGSADPRHPRAQRSAMGCVDIVPWCRSSFEEMQTHTTSNKIVALETGGCPLHEFHFPAGGILVIGSEELGVSPALMEQASRSGGAVSIETGGRKGSLNVSVATGIVLHAWFSQFRAVEPGVRRHETTISDGEPVLSPTD
- a CDS encoding glutaredoxin domain-containing protein, which codes for MAITIYTTPSCGYCVKAKEYFRGRGVNFTEYNVAQNMQKAEEMVKKSGQMGVPVIDINGRIIIGFNQSEIERALHR
- a CDS encoding HDOD domain-containing protein, whose translation is MAPEVNVVQIQKAARNAVPIAIKTYTLPRETEVYLEDVLGIFLSEFGQEHLKDRIAYCLKELSVNAKKANTKRVYFKEKELDINNARDYSEGMKHFKEETLSNIGHFLELQKQAGLYIKVVFQARGKTFTLSVKNNVEISKKEQIRVYDRIARSRAFETMEEALSTVLDDSEGAGLGIVILVLMLKKLGLDEDAFDIDTVDGETVARITIPFSDVHIENLDKLSEEVVSEINELPQFPDNIVFLQKLINDPDSEITDIARQISTDPSLTADLLKVVNSAQFMLPKRVDNIVEAVKLVGLRGLKNLLYSYGTQKILSQDQKWLWDHSYRTAFYAYSLARSFKKKKDLLDDAYVGGILHDMGKIVFAHVHPKLLDRISNFCTEREIDRDLFEDLSAGLNHAEIGGRIAEKWNFPATLVEAIRFHHEPSECDPEYRDVVETVYLANALANLENGEITFEQIDPKVLAGFHIRSEEQGNAILQRLSDAFSKDTDNRE